In Maridesulfovibrio frigidus DSM 17176, a genomic segment contains:
- a CDS encoding alpha-amylase family glycosyl hydrolase produces the protein MKKEQFGAHVDKNGNCTFRLFAPLIKNAVITLNNDPNSNFILDRQENGFHEIKLANLAPDLYYSYTLDGSKNIPDPASAWQPGGLNSSSAIVNHHNFDWEGDNFSGLPVRDMVIYEAHVGTFSDEGTFAGLTSKLDHLAELGINTLELMPVSQLSGTRGWGDDTVFPYAVHSNYGTPDDLKALIKDCHKRSIAIIIDVAFCQHCFVDDIIEAYKPFFSDSHNTDWGKALNFDEKYSDEVRKFYINCALSWLNDYHADGIRITNSHLINDQRPVHFLEELSSEIRKFEQDNDRTCVLLVDNKHNSPRPVMPTSKGGFGVDALWNDDFHHAMHCRLTGDSAGVFCDYTSPEKLLATMQHGFAFRGQISKFHKRVHGGNKHELPGSKYIVYSQSHTQTTTSNGVHREIMENGHEGAKLCAGMTILSPYTPMLFMGEEYGETAPFHYFSDSSKFQFPESINNSAPPERESTFTKSRLNWNKLSSDQGQLMFNFYKKLLQLRRDNPTLNEPCHSRCQVQEIKPGLILIIRNPSACDQKYVAIVYNFNRVATGDHIASYLPDGPWTMELDSASRAYGGYGPPLQKIMPKNSAVELSPLSFALYIHSPLSL, from the coding sequence ATGAAAAAAGAACAATTTGGCGCACATGTTGATAAAAACGGAAATTGCACGTTCAGACTATTTGCTCCACTCATAAAAAACGCTGTAATAACGCTTAATAATGACCCGAACAGCAATTTTATCCTTGATCGCCAGGAAAACGGTTTTCACGAGATTAAGCTCGCTAACCTTGCTCCAGATTTATATTATTCATACACACTTGATGGTTCAAAAAATATTCCTGATCCAGCTTCAGCATGGCAACCGGGTGGCCTTAATTCTTCCTCTGCAATTGTTAATCATCATAATTTTGACTGGGAAGGCGACAATTTTTCCGGCCTTCCTGTTAGAGATATGGTTATATACGAAGCACACGTTGGGACATTCAGTGATGAAGGAACTTTTGCAGGGCTTACGTCTAAACTTGATCACCTTGCAGAGCTTGGCATCAACACTTTAGAGCTTATGCCAGTCTCCCAATTATCGGGAACCAGAGGATGGGGGGACGATACTGTTTTCCCATACGCGGTTCATAGCAACTATGGTACGCCAGACGATCTCAAGGCTTTAATTAAAGATTGCCACAAACGATCAATAGCCATCATTATAGATGTGGCATTTTGCCAACACTGCTTTGTTGATGATATAATTGAAGCTTATAAACCTTTCTTCAGCGATTCGCACAACACAGATTGGGGGAAGGCTCTTAATTTTGACGAGAAATACAGCGACGAAGTTAGAAAGTTCTACATTAACTGCGCCCTGTCTTGGCTTAATGACTACCATGCAGATGGAATCCGCATCACAAATAGCCACTTGATTAATGATCAACGTCCCGTACATTTTCTCGAAGAACTATCATCGGAAATTAGAAAATTTGAGCAAGATAACGATAGAACATGTGTCCTGCTTGTAGATAATAAACACAATTCGCCGCGTCCGGTAATGCCTACGTCTAAAGGAGGCTTCGGAGTCGACGCTCTATGGAATGATGACTTCCACCACGCTATGCATTGCCGCTTAACCGGTGATTCCGCAGGGGTATTCTGTGACTATACTTCACCTGAAAAGTTGTTAGCTACCATGCAACATGGCTTCGCTTTCAGAGGACAAATTTCCAAATTCCATAAAAGAGTCCATGGCGGAAATAAACACGAACTGCCTGGATCTAAATATATAGTATATTCGCAAAGCCATACTCAAACCACTACATCTAATGGCGTGCACAGAGAAATTATGGAAAATGGACATGAAGGCGCCAAACTTTGCGCCGGAATGACGATACTTTCCCCCTACACGCCGATGCTTTTCATGGGCGAAGAATATGGAGAAACGGCTCCTTTTCATTATTTTTCAGATAGCAGCAAATTCCAGTTCCCAGAATCAATCAACAATTCTGCTCCGCCAGAAAGAGAGTCCACTTTTACGAAAAGCCGTCTTAATTGGAACAAACTAAGTTCCGACCAAGGTCAGCTGATGTTTAATTTCTACAAAAAACTATTACAACTGAGGCGTGACAACCCGACATTAAACGAGCCTTGTCACAGCAGATGTCAGGTACAGGAAATTAAGCCAGGTTTAATTCTCATAATTCGTAACCCTTCCGCATGCGACCAAAAGTACGTGGCAATTGTTTACAATTTCAACAGAGTCGCAACTGGGGATCATATTGCAAGCTACTTACCTGATGGTCCATGGACAATGGAACTGGACAGCGCATCAAGAGCGTATGGAGGCTACGGCCCG